One Echinicola strongylocentroti DNA window includes the following coding sequences:
- a CDS encoding lamin tail domain-containing protein, with product MKTSTVYLSCLLAIVLLFAIAVPSNSKHLPRSKTLSDALFKHQFIFGAASYGKSFTNEVENPKIYLDHPTKQPNRGKIQSNRAFSPSFYQKNSRLRSRIESELTTTESLIEKAKNDSIPLQIVRAALRSESTVEITFSEPVDPAYAIVSSLYTINGVAPEAVDWGNDASKITLHLRAPLTSTSIDINFTDLPTAKKGIPYSNHQTLKLLRMADIDFKDLVINEVMAAPKKDNPLPYAEYVEIINVSDNPVELGGFYLKDAKKAVKLPPYTIQPEEYLVLVDEDDAADFMGYGKVLPLSSWPGYTNSSGKVLICDENKVVIDSLSYSNDSYGSSSKANEGYSLEVTNPFLSCDQSLFLQASSSPKKGTPGTENAVFNITPDMMGPRLTAVTVQDPTSILAIFNEPLSPSALSAGWILNNNLNVLNVSFAQGSSNEILLTLNQELKEKTAYQIAVKDLYDCTGNTVDREYNSASFQLPSSAAKGELILNELLSNPRSGTPKFVEIYNHSSKYIDLSGWKLANIDDGVIDNRKVIASTPKIIAPFDYLVVTTDIAELNQQYPKGITEKWAEISALPSYPISGGAVILLSPDEELVERLDYTDDMQHPLIQNPKGISLERSSPEHEGNDPENWHSAAASAGYATPGYKNSQHLTLEQSGFGINVQPKVFLPEAAGEQPFTTISYELADAGYLGTLRIFGTDGRLVMTICQNELWGTKGFYTWNGTNTTGRKVRPGYYILLSEIIHPDGQVMHQKQTIVVGSKLR from the coding sequence ATGAAAACCTCTACTGTTTATTTGAGTTGCCTGTTGGCAATAGTCCTGCTTTTTGCAATAGCAGTCCCTTCCAACTCCAAGCATTTGCCCCGTTCCAAAACCCTAAGTGATGCATTGTTCAAGCACCAGTTTATTTTTGGTGCCGCAAGTTACGGAAAATCATTTACTAACGAAGTAGAAAATCCCAAAATATACCTTGACCACCCTACAAAACAACCAAACAGAGGGAAAATTCAGTCAAACAGAGCATTCTCGCCTTCTTTTTACCAAAAAAACAGTCGTTTGCGTTCACGAATCGAAAGCGAACTGACCACAACTGAAAGCCTAATCGAAAAAGCAAAGAATGACTCGATACCATTACAAATAGTCCGAGCAGCGTTACGATCCGAGTCTACTGTTGAAATCACTTTTTCAGAACCTGTAGACCCTGCCTATGCCATTGTCAGCTCACTTTATACTATCAACGGCGTTGCTCCGGAAGCAGTGGACTGGGGAAATGATGCCAGCAAAATCACCTTACACCTCCGAGCTCCTCTCACCAGTACCTCAATAGACATCAACTTCACTGACCTTCCTACGGCCAAAAAAGGGATCCCCTATTCCAATCATCAAACACTAAAACTACTACGAATGGCCGACATTGACTTCAAAGACCTGGTCATCAATGAGGTGATGGCCGCGCCAAAAAAAGACAATCCCCTTCCTTATGCTGAGTACGTTGAAATCATAAATGTATCCGACAATCCCGTGGAACTGGGAGGTTTTTATCTGAAAGATGCCAAAAAGGCCGTCAAGCTTCCCCCTTACACCATCCAGCCTGAAGAATACTTGGTTTTGGTGGATGAAGATGATGCTGCAGATTTTATGGGCTACGGAAAAGTACTGCCGCTATCGAGCTGGCCAGGATACACTAACAGCAGTGGAAAAGTCCTGATTTGCGATGAAAACAAAGTGGTCATTGACAGCCTATCTTACAGCAACGATAGCTACGGCAGCTCGTCCAAAGCCAACGAAGGATACAGCCTTGAAGTGACCAATCCCTTTCTTAGCTGCGACCAGTCGCTCTTCCTCCAAGCTTCCTCTTCACCAAAAAAGGGAACACCCGGCACCGAAAACGCTGTTTTCAACATCACCCCGGACATGATGGGGCCTAGGTTAACCGCCGTTACCGTACAAGACCCTACTAGCATTTTGGCTATTTTTAACGAACCACTGTCCCCCTCCGCGCTTTCTGCTGGATGGATCCTCAACAACAACCTGAATGTCCTTAACGTGAGTTTTGCACAGGGCTCTTCCAATGAAATACTTCTCACCCTTAACCAGGAACTAAAAGAGAAAACAGCTTACCAAATTGCGGTAAAAGACCTTTACGACTGCACAGGAAACACTGTTGACCGAGAATACAATTCGGCTTCTTTCCAACTTCCCTCCTCGGCTGCCAAGGGTGAGCTCATCCTGAACGAATTGTTATCCAATCCCCGCAGCGGCACCCCGAAATTCGTGGAGATCTACAACCACTCCAGCAAGTACATTGACCTGTCAGGTTGGAAACTGGCCAATATAGACGATGGCGTAATTGACAACCGAAAAGTTATTGCATCAACCCCAAAGATCATTGCTCCTTTTGACTATCTGGTGGTCACCACGGATATTGCCGAGCTGAATCAGCAGTATCCAAAAGGCATCACCGAAAAATGGGCAGAAATAAGTGCTCTCCCCAGCTACCCGATTAGTGGAGGGGCGGTCATTCTCCTGAGTCCAGATGAAGAGCTCGTCGAAAGACTGGACTATACAGATGATATGCAGCATCCATTGATCCAAAATCCTAAAGGAATCTCACTGGAACGGTCATCACCAGAACATGAGGGCAATGATCCGGAAAACTGGCACTCAGCAGCCGCCTCAGCCGGGTATGCGACCCCAGGGTATAAAAATTCCCAGCACTTAACCTTAGAGCAAAGTGGATTTGGCATTAACGTCCAACCCAAAGTATTCCTCCCTGAGGCAGCGGGAGAACAGCCTTTCACCACTATTTCGTACGAACTGGCAGACGCTGGATACTTGGGGACACTCAGGATCTTTGGGACAGACGGCCGTCTAGTGATGACCATTTGCCAAAATGAATTATGGGGCACCAAAGGCTTCTACACCTGGAACGGAACCAATACCACAGGCAGGAAAGTTCGACCGGGGTATTATATACTTCTTTCGGAGATCATCCATCCGGATGGCCAGGTTATGCACCAAAAACAGACCATTGTGGTAGGAAGTAAGCTAAGGTGA
- a CDS encoding DUF4252 domain-containing protein, which produces MKRILIVMAFMGIGSMACAQSKSVDALMEKYQDDEEFFHLDLAGSFMDFADGLDFDFGEDGMATIAKSVDRMKFFKLPVGKQIAKTDFKALQKGLRKEKYDLMMEMSEKDSQVIIYSKGDDILSDVVLMIAGDGDDDFMVIELEGEFESQALAQAMP; this is translated from the coding sequence ATGAAACGGATTTTAATAGTGATGGCGTTTATGGGGATTGGCAGCATGGCTTGTGCCCAGAGCAAAAGTGTGGATGCGCTCATGGAAAAATACCAGGATGACGAGGAGTTTTTCCATTTGGATTTGGCGGGAAGTTTTATGGATTTTGCTGATGGGCTTGATTTCGACTTTGGTGAAGATGGGATGGCTACCATCGCCAAGTCAGTGGATAGGATGAAGTTCTTCAAGCTTCCGGTGGGAAAGCAAATTGCCAAGACAGATTTTAAGGCCCTCCAAAAAGGCCTCCGGAAGGAAAAATATGACCTCATGATGGAAATGTCAGAGAAGGACAGTCAAGTGATCATCTATAGCAAAGGGGACGATATTTTGAGTGACGTAGTGCTGATGATTGCCGGTGATGGTGATGACGATTTTATGGTTATTGAGCTGGAAGGTGAATTTGAAAGCCAAGCTCTGGCACAAGCGATGCCTTAA
- a CDS encoding pseudouridine synthase, with the protein MKKHNRNNRDDKKKTGDRPHKSERSSSPRSQGKPRGSENRFRNTEKGKKFDPDFSPLQKYRQDKPSAHQDNDESTPQYKTVYKGRGRDQKPVFGSEKVHDQGHRSKTNKFKQNRFIKGNRFEKEEKPEYNLKKVKPQLTKSGSSEIRLNKFIANAGICSRRDADKLIEKGEIKVNGEVVTELGYRVLLSDKVVYKGKNISPEKPVYVLLNKPKDFITTTDDPMNRKTVMHLVASACEERIFPVGRLDRNTTGLLLFTNDGELAAKLSHPSEKIKKIYQVTLDSPITKAHFEEIIEGLTLEDGPVHVDDIQILSKDQTILGLEIHLGKNRIVRRIFAHLGYDVVALDRVTYAGLTKKDLSRGKWRFLTEKEVINLKFLKK; encoded by the coding sequence ATGAAAAAGCACAACAGGAACAATAGGGACGACAAAAAGAAAACTGGAGACAGGCCCCACAAGTCCGAAAGATCATCAAGCCCACGCTCACAAGGCAAACCTAGAGGCTCAGAAAACAGGTTTAGAAATACCGAAAAAGGGAAAAAATTCGACCCGGATTTTTCTCCATTACAAAAGTACCGCCAAGACAAGCCCAGTGCCCATCAAGATAACGATGAAAGCACTCCGCAATATAAAACAGTATACAAAGGAAGAGGAAGAGACCAAAAACCGGTTTTTGGTAGCGAGAAAGTACACGATCAAGGGCATCGATCCAAGACAAATAAATTCAAACAAAACCGATTCATAAAAGGCAATAGGTTCGAAAAGGAAGAGAAACCCGAATACAACCTTAAAAAGGTAAAACCACAGCTTACCAAATCTGGGTCTAGCGAAATAAGACTGAACAAGTTCATTGCCAATGCAGGTATTTGCTCACGAAGGGACGCTGACAAACTCATCGAAAAAGGAGAAATAAAGGTCAATGGAGAAGTAGTTACCGAATTAGGGTATCGAGTACTTCTATCAGATAAAGTGGTGTACAAAGGCAAAAACATCAGCCCGGAAAAGCCTGTTTATGTGCTATTAAACAAGCCCAAGGACTTTATCACTACCACAGACGACCCCATGAACCGGAAAACCGTCATGCACTTGGTAGCATCTGCCTGTGAGGAAAGGATTTTCCCTGTGGGAAGACTTGACCGAAATACCACTGGGCTATTGCTATTTACCAATGATGGTGAATTGGCTGCCAAGCTTTCCCACCCATCCGAAAAGATCAAAAAGATATATCAAGTCACTTTGGACAGCCCTATCACCAAAGCGCATTTCGAAGAAATCATAGAAGGACTTACCCTGGAAGATGGTCCTGTCCATGTAGATGATATCCAAATCCTGTCCAAAGACCAAACCATCCTCGGACTGGAAATCCATTTAGGCAAAAACCGAATTGTGCGAAGAATTTTCGCCCATCTAGGCTATGATGTGGTAGCTTTGGACCGAGTAACTTATGCAGGCCTGACCAAAAAGGATCTTTCCAGAGGAAAGTGGAGGTTCTTAACAGAAAAAGAAGTAATCAACCTCAAGTTTTTGAAAAAATAA
- a CDS encoding aspartate-semialdehyde dehydrogenase has translation MKLAVVGATGLVGTEILEVLAEHNFPFDELLLVASERSAGKKITFKDKEYTVIGLAQAVSEKPDIAIFSAGGDTSKEWAPQFAEAGTIVVDNSSAWRMDPTKKLVVPEINAKSLKIDDRIIANPNCSTIQMVLALTKLRDRYGIKRVVVSTYQSVTGSGLKAVNQLQDERAGKEGEKAYPHKIDLNVLPHIDVFQDNGYTKEEMKMINETKKIFEDPSIQVTATTVRIPVMGGHSEAVNVEFKEDFELDEVKELLAATPGVVVQDDVANNVYPMPMNAHKKDEVFVGRLRRDESQPNTLNMWIVADNLRKGAATNAVQIAKYLVENNLV, from the coding sequence ATGAAATTAGCTGTTGTAGGAGCCACAGGATTAGTAGGCACCGAGATTCTTGAAGTGCTTGCAGAGCACAATTTTCCTTTTGATGAACTGCTGTTGGTGGCCAGTGAGAGGTCTGCAGGAAAAAAGATTACCTTCAAGGATAAGGAATACACAGTGATAGGTTTGGCTCAAGCGGTTTCCGAAAAGCCAGACATTGCCATTTTCTCAGCAGGTGGGGATACGTCCAAAGAGTGGGCGCCGCAATTTGCTGAGGCAGGCACTATCGTGGTGGATAATTCTTCTGCTTGGAGAATGGATCCTACCAAGAAACTGGTGGTTCCTGAGATCAACGCTAAATCGCTGAAGATTGACGACAGGATCATCGCTAATCCGAACTGCTCGACTATTCAAATGGTCTTGGCGCTGACCAAGCTACGGGATCGCTACGGGATCAAGAGGGTGGTAGTCTCCACTTACCAGTCTGTGACGGGTAGTGGCCTCAAGGCAGTGAACCAACTCCAAGACGAACGTGCAGGAAAGGAAGGCGAAAAAGCATATCCTCATAAGATTGACCTTAATGTGTTGCCGCATATCGATGTGTTTCAAGATAATGGCTACACCAAAGAGGAAATGAAAATGATCAATGAGACCAAGAAAATTTTCGAAGATCCTTCCATCCAAGTGACCGCCACTACGGTAAGGATCCCTGTGATGGGTGGCCACTCCGAAGCGGTGAACGTGGAGTTTAAAGAAGATTTTGAGCTGGATGAAGTGAAGGAGCTTCTGGCAGCTACTCCTGGCGTAGTCGTGCAAGATGATGTAGCCAATAACGTGTATCCGATGCCAATGAATGCCCATAAAAAAGACGAGGTGTTTGTCGGTAGACTGAGAAGGGACGAGTCCCAGCCAAATACGCTAAACATGTGGATCGTGGCGGATAACCTGAGAAAGGGCGCCGCTACCAATGCTGTTCAGATCGCAAAATATTTGGTGGAAAATAACTTGGTATAA
- a CDS encoding THUMP-like domain-containing protein: protein MEASKLYTPELFQFVQDHLSEDPAQLLLRHKVSGALDVKEAAVQIAARQKSRRKLPQWIANPSVIFPPTVSLEQCSSEETAIFKRRFVDGERLLDLTGGFGVDSYYLGEGFAEVTYVERQEKLAGIARHNFSALGKHSSQYKVVCGDAIDFLTSVNGQVDWAYLDPARRGEGNQKLYKLSDCEPDIVENWELLTRKAQNIMVKASPMLDIKEALRELPALSEVHVVAVKNEVKELLLIWRSGEKGSRDITAWDLPAKASFAFSLEKEEVEKSSFSLPDNYLVLPSAAILKAGAFKSFGNHYQLKKLHPHTHLYTTSELAESTGILGRIFEIQEEVKMDKKTLRKLFPSGQVNVITRNYTMKPDIIKKKFRLKDGGEDYLVACTVQDGSPKAFWCKRFSR from the coding sequence TTGGAGGCATCCAAATTATATACACCCGAATTATTTCAATTTGTGCAGGATCATCTTTCTGAAGATCCTGCACAATTGCTTTTAAGGCATAAGGTGTCCGGGGCATTGGATGTGAAAGAAGCTGCAGTGCAGATAGCAGCCAGGCAGAAGTCCCGTCGAAAACTCCCTCAGTGGATAGCTAACCCGTCTGTTATATTTCCCCCTACCGTTTCCTTGGAGCAATGCTCGTCAGAGGAGACAGCTATCTTCAAGCGAAGATTTGTCGATGGAGAAAGACTGCTTGATCTCACTGGTGGATTTGGAGTGGACAGTTATTATCTCGGAGAGGGTTTTGCAGAGGTGACCTATGTGGAGAGGCAAGAAAAATTGGCGGGCATCGCTAGGCATAATTTTTCTGCACTTGGCAAACATTCCAGTCAATATAAGGTGGTTTGTGGGGACGCAATTGATTTTTTGACCTCTGTCAATGGCCAAGTGGATTGGGCCTATCTAGATCCTGCCCGGCGTGGAGAAGGGAATCAAAAACTCTATAAGTTGAGCGATTGCGAACCGGATATTGTGGAAAACTGGGAACTATTGACCCGAAAAGCCCAAAATATCATGGTCAAGGCGTCTCCTATGTTGGACATCAAGGAAGCATTACGTGAGTTGCCTGCGCTAAGTGAGGTGCATGTGGTGGCGGTTAAAAACGAGGTGAAGGAGTTGTTGTTAATATGGAGAAGTGGTGAGAAGGGGTCAAGAGATATTACCGCTTGGGATTTGCCTGCGAAAGCTTCCTTTGCCTTCAGTTTGGAAAAGGAAGAAGTAGAGAAGTCAAGTTTCAGCTTGCCCGATAATTACTTGGTTCTTCCTTCTGCCGCTATCCTGAAGGCAGGTGCTTTTAAATCATTTGGCAATCATTATCAGCTTAAAAAACTCCACCCACATACCCATCTATATACTACAAGCGAATTAGCAGAATCTACAGGTATTTTGGGGAGGATCTTTGAGATCCAAGAAGAAGTAAAGATGGACAAGAAGACCCTCAGAAAGCTCTTTCCTTCTGGTCAGGTCAATGTAATCACCCGCAACTATACTATGAAACCTGATATCATCAAGAAGAAATTCAGGCTAAAGGATGGAGGGGAAGACTATTTAGTAGCATGCACGGTTCAGGATGGTAGTCCGAAGGCTTTTTGGTGTAAGCGCTTTAGCAGGTAG
- a CDS encoding DUF4252 domain-containing protein, with protein MKKWISILVLVMMASVAQAQDDAIMKFFSKYMENDEFSRVYISPKMMQMAGGFLKSAADEGEDGDAQEMGNLISKVKGIRILSGEKVDGKRLYEEAMGTLTQNKYEDLMDVQDKESSLKFMVREENGKVVELLMISGSKSEFTLLSMLGNFTYQDLNMLAENTDLPGMNEYNSGKKKDK; from the coding sequence ATGAAAAAATGGATAAGCATACTCGTGTTGGTAATGATGGCTTCTGTCGCACAGGCGCAGGATGATGCCATTATGAAGTTCTTCTCGAAGTACATGGAGAACGATGAATTTAGCCGGGTTTATATCAGTCCAAAGATGATGCAGATGGCAGGCGGTTTTCTGAAATCTGCTGCTGACGAAGGTGAGGACGGAGATGCGCAAGAGATGGGCAACCTGATCAGCAAAGTCAAGGGGATCCGAATCTTGAGCGGAGAGAAAGTGGACGGTAAACGACTGTACGAAGAAGCCATGGGGACGCTGACACAAAACAAATACGAAGATCTCATGGATGTTCAGGACAAGGAAAGTAGTTTGAAATTTATGGTTCGGGAGGAAAACGGAAAGGTGGTGGAACTGCTGATGATTTCTGGATCGAAAAGTGAGTTTACGTTATTGAGCATGCTGGGTAATTTTACTTACCAGGACCTCAATATGCTGGCAGAAAACACTGATTTGCCAGGGATGAATGAATATAATTCAGGAAAGAAAAAAGATAAATAG
- a CDS encoding DUF427 domain-containing protein — translation MRAIWNDQVIADSDTTIMIENNHYFPPASIKKSFFTPSETTSSCPWKGEASYFDISVNGETNKDAAWHYYQPKEAAIQIKGYLAFWKGVKITR, via the coding sequence ATGAGAGCCATCTGGAATGACCAAGTAATCGCCGACTCGGACACCACCATCATGATCGAAAACAACCATTATTTCCCTCCTGCATCCATCAAAAAATCTTTTTTCACCCCATCAGAAACCACCTCTTCCTGCCCTTGGAAAGGGGAAGCGAGCTACTTTGATATCTCTGTAAATGGCGAAACCAACAAGGACGCCGCTTGGCACTATTACCAACCCAAAGAAGCAGCCATCCAAATCAAGGGTTACCTTGCCTTCTGGAAAGGCGTAAAGATAACGAGATAA
- the scpB gene encoding SMC-Scp complex subunit ScpB: protein MEFLHRHIEALIFCSPSPLGIDEIRKCLSEMFESDVPKEHIEQAIGDLQEKYDQDDSSFALEHLGNGYQFLTKPAYQTSISILLKQQSTKRLSTAQMETLSIIAYKQPVTKSEMEQIRGVNCDYSVQKLLEKELVTIKGKSDSIGRPLLYGTSDKFMEYFGINGIKDLPQPKDFGQEENQIGNEQE from the coding sequence GTGGAATTTCTACACAGACATATTGAAGCATTGATATTCTGTTCTCCATCTCCGTTGGGCATAGACGAGATTCGTAAATGCCTTTCGGAGATGTTTGAATCAGATGTGCCCAAAGAACACATCGAGCAAGCCATAGGTGATCTACAGGAAAAATACGACCAAGATGATTCTTCCTTTGCCTTGGAACACTTGGGCAATGGCTATCAATTCTTGACCAAACCAGCCTATCAAACCAGCATCTCGATCCTCCTCAAGCAGCAATCCACCAAGAGGCTGTCCACAGCCCAAATGGAAACGCTCTCCATCATTGCCTACAAGCAACCTGTCACCAAATCCGAAATGGAGCAAATCCGTGGCGTTAACTGTGATTATTCAGTCCAAAAACTCCTCGAAAAGGAACTAGTCACCATCAAAGGCAAATCCGACAGTATCGGAAGGCCGCTCCTATATGGAACAAGCGATAAGTTTATGGAGTACTTTGGTATCAACGGCATCAAAGACCTCCCCCAGCCAAAAGACTTCGGACAAGAAGAAAACCAGATCGGAAACGAACAGGAATAG
- a CDS encoding mercuric reductase, with the protein MKNYDAVILGAGQSGMPLAKKISNIGLSVALIEKRVIGGTCINDGCSPTKTMVSSARVAHLVSRAADFGVILPSYQVDQEIVKKRKDHIVTLFRGGAEKSLSKNENIDILMGTAAFKDSHTIEITSSTGSTETVKGKKIFINTGSEPRIPEIDGLTGTPYLTSTTVMELEETPEHLLIMGGGYIGLEFAQMFRRFGSNVTIIDRAGRLVSKEDEDVCKEISQIFSDEGIDTLFNSEVRKVTYQDGFTIITKTPEGEKSLKGSHLLVATGRIPSSARLGLENTQIKTTDKGFIRTDDFLKTAENHIYALGDVAGSAPFTHIAYHDAHIAFQHAYKGNGISKKERLVPYCVFIDPQLARIGLNEQEAKDKGIPYKTGKFLMKHAGRTLEVDETRGFFKVLVDPKSKKILGATILSLDGGEIMAILQMAMVGGVTYDTIATLPIAHPTLAESLNNLMGQIE; encoded by the coding sequence ATGAAGAACTACGACGCTGTCATCCTAGGAGCAGGACAATCAGGAATGCCCTTGGCAAAAAAAATCAGCAATATAGGCCTTTCTGTAGCCCTGATTGAGAAAAGGGTCATTGGCGGCACCTGCATCAACGACGGATGCTCCCCTACCAAAACCATGGTCAGCTCAGCGCGTGTAGCCCACCTCGTCTCCCGAGCTGCAGACTTTGGTGTCATCCTTCCCAGCTATCAAGTCGATCAGGAAATCGTCAAAAAACGAAAAGACCATATCGTGACGCTTTTCCGGGGCGGTGCTGAAAAAAGCCTCAGCAAAAATGAAAATATCGACATCCTCATGGGAACCGCCGCTTTTAAGGACAGCCACACCATCGAAATCACCTCCTCCACAGGAAGTACCGAAACAGTAAAAGGAAAAAAAATCTTCATCAACACTGGCTCTGAACCAAGAATTCCGGAAATCGATGGCTTGACCGGCACGCCATATCTCACCAGTACCACAGTCATGGAACTGGAAGAAACACCGGAACACCTCTTGATCATGGGAGGAGGCTATATAGGATTGGAGTTTGCCCAGATGTTTCGCAGGTTTGGCAGTAACGTCACCATCATCGATAGGGCTGGAAGGCTGGTCAGTAAGGAAGACGAAGATGTATGCAAAGAGATTTCTCAAATCTTTTCTGATGAAGGCATTGACACCCTCTTCAATTCTGAGGTAAGGAAGGTCACCTATCAGGACGGTTTTACCATTATCACCAAGACCCCAGAAGGAGAAAAATCCCTGAAAGGCTCACACCTGCTGGTGGCTACTGGAAGAATCCCTTCCTCTGCCCGTCTAGGCTTGGAAAACACCCAGATAAAGACGACCGACAAAGGATTCATCCGCACGGATGATTTTCTTAAAACAGCCGAAAACCACATCTATGCGTTAGGCGATGTAGCCGGAAGTGCCCCCTTTACTCATATCGCTTATCATGATGCGCATATTGCGTTTCAGCATGCTTACAAAGGAAATGGGATTTCGAAAAAGGAAAGGCTTGTCCCTTACTGTGTATTTATCGACCCGCAGCTTGCCCGAATAGGCCTTAACGAACAAGAAGCCAAGGACAAAGGCATCCCCTACAAAACAGGGAAATTCCTAATGAAACATGCCGGCCGGACACTTGAAGTGGATGAGACACGTGGCTTTTTTAAAGTGCTGGTGGATCCCAAGTCCAAAAAAATCCTTGGAGCCACCATCTTGAGTCTGGACGGAGGTGAGATCATGGCCATATTACAGATGGCCATGGTAGGAGGCGTCACCTATGACACGATTGCCACGCTGCCCATTGCGCATCCTACGCTGGCAGAGAGCTTGAACAATCTAATGGGGCAAATTGAATAA
- a CDS encoding TraR/DksA family transcriptional regulator has protein sequence MSQGEKTSYSKEELKEFEELINNKLAAARKELNSLKETLSKKNDSGTDFTASTSKLLEDGADTLERESLSQLAARQQKFIINLEKALIRIKNGTYGVCVDTGKLIAKERLKAVPHTMHSIEAKLSKK, from the coding sequence ATGAGTCAAGGAGAGAAAACATCATATTCCAAAGAAGAACTGAAAGAGTTTGAGGAATTGATCAACAACAAACTTGCTGCGGCAAGGAAAGAGCTAAACTCGTTAAAAGAGACGCTTAGCAAGAAAAATGACAGTGGGACGGACTTTACGGCCTCCACGTCAAAGCTACTAGAAGATGGTGCTGATACGCTAGAAAGAGAAAGTCTCAGTCAGCTTGCTGCTCGTCAGCAAAAATTCATTATTAACTTGGAAAAGGCATTGATCCGAATCAAAAACGGCACTTACGGTGTTTGCGTGGACACAGGAAAACTTATCGCCAAAGAAAGGTTAAAGGCGGTACCGCATACCATGCACTCAATCGAAGCCAAACTTTCCAAAAAATAA
- a CDS encoding isoaspartyl peptidase/L-asparaginase family protein, whose protein sequence is MKRLKIYGLLGIILLLWSACSEKKVEQTIKSTSAETGEQPIALVIHGGAGTIKRENMSAEREKAYREKLSEALNAGYAELDAGKPALQAVMAAIKVMEDSPLFNAGKGAVFTHDGRNEMDAAIMDGATRNAGAVAGITTVKNPITAAYEVMVNSPHVFMVGEGAEQFATEQSLEIVDPEYFRDERRYKQLMRIIDAEKTQLDHSSLRQMELEDPYFNDRKYGTVGAVAVDKDGNVAAATSTGGMTNKRYGRVGDVPVIGAGTYADNATCAVSATGHGEFFIRNVVAHEIASIMRYAGKSISDAADEVVMQQLVEMEGSGGVIAVDSKGNIAMPFNSAGMYRGYIKEEGNPNTFIYDDEDEGI, encoded by the coding sequence ATGAAGAGGTTAAAAATTTACGGTTTATTAGGAATAATTCTTTTGTTGTGGTCTGCATGTTCTGAGAAAAAGGTCGAGCAAACAATAAAATCCACATCAGCGGAGACTGGCGAGCAGCCAATAGCCTTGGTGATCCATGGTGGTGCCGGGACAATCAAAAGAGAAAATATGTCTGCGGAACGTGAGAAGGCTTACAGGGAGAAGCTGAGTGAAGCACTTAATGCAGGCTATGCAGAACTGGATGCAGGCAAACCTGCATTACAGGCGGTGATGGCAGCCATTAAGGTAATGGAGGATTCCCCCCTGTTCAATGCAGGGAAAGGAGCGGTCTTTACACACGATGGACGAAATGAAATGGATGCTGCCATTATGGATGGGGCGACACGGAACGCTGGGGCTGTTGCAGGCATTACGACGGTCAAAAACCCCATTACCGCAGCTTATGAGGTCATGGTGAACAGCCCGCATGTGTTTATGGTAGGAGAAGGTGCTGAGCAATTTGCCACAGAGCAAAGTTTAGAAATAGTAGATCCCGAATACTTCCGTGACGAACGAAGGTACAAGCAATTGATGCGCATCATCGATGCTGAAAAGACACAGCTGGACCATTCTTCCCTTAGGCAGATGGAACTCGAAGATCCCTACTTCAATGACAGAAAATACGGTACCGTTGGCGCTGTGGCCGTGGATAAAGATGGCAATGTAGCTGCCGCGACTTCCACTGGAGGCATGACCAATAAGCGGTATGGTAGAGTGGGCGACGTTCCCGTGATCGGGGCAGGTACTTACGCCGATAATGCTACTTGTGCGGTCTCTGCTACCGGTCATGGAGAATTTTTTATCCGAAATGTGGTGGCTCATGAAATTGCCTCTATTATGCGCTATGCCGGGAAATCCATATCGGATGCAGCAGATGAAGTGGTGATGCAGCAGTTGGTAGAAATGGAAGGCAGTGGAGGAGTGATCGCTGTGGACAGCAAGGGGAATATCGCTATGCCCTTTAATTCCGCAGGGATGTACCGTGGCTATATCAAGGAAGAAGGAAACCCCAACACCTTTATTTATGACGATGAAGATGAAGGAATTTAA